Proteins found in one Arachis stenosperma cultivar V10309 chromosome 8, arast.V10309.gnm1.PFL2, whole genome shotgun sequence genomic segment:
- the LOC130946403 gene encoding 60S ribosomal protein L21-1-like, which produces MPAGHGLRSRTRDSFSRPFRKKGTIALTTYLRTYHMGDYIDIKVNGAVHKGMPHKFYHGRTGRVWNVTKRAIGVEVNKQVGNRIIRKRIHVRVEHVMPSRCTEEFRLRKINNDKLKTEAKANGQQISTKRQPEGPKPGFMVEAATLETVTPIPYDVVNDLKGGY; this is translated from the exons ATGCCGGCCGGTCATGGTTTGAGGTCACGCACCAGAGATTCGTTCTCTCGTCCATTTAGGAAGAAGGGTACTATTGCCCTCACTACCTACCTCAGGACCTACCACATGGGTGACTACATCGACATCAAAGTCAATGGCGCTGTCCACAAGGGTATGCCTCACAAGTTCTACCATGGCCGCACCGGTCGTGTCTGGAACGTCACGAAACGCGCCATTGGTGTTGAGGTCAACAAGCAG GTGGGGAACAGAATAATCAGGAAGAGAATTCATGTGCGTGTGGAGCATGTTATGCCTTCCAGGTGCACTGAAGAGTTCCGCCTCAGGAAGATCAACAATGACAAACTTAAGACTGAGGCAAAGGCTAATGGACAACAAATCAGTACCAAGAGGCAGCCTGAGGGACCTAAACCTGGATTCATGGTTGAAGCTGCCACTTTAGAGACTGTCACTCCCATTCCATATGATGTTGTCAATGATCTTAAAGGAGGCTATTAG
- the LOC130944928 gene encoding probable bifunctional methylthioribulose-1-phosphate dehydratase/enolase-phosphatase E1: protein MAAAPAVTALNGLKVTQAYLEGKAVKETKVLMAELCRQFYTLGWVSGTGGSIAFKVHDDSIPKSQQLILMSPSGVQKERMEPEDMYVLSHNGSVLSAPSAKPYPHKPPKCSDSSPVFLKAYELRDAGAVIHSHGIESCLVTMINPLSKEFRITHMEMIKGIKGHGYYDELVVPIIENTAYEYELTDSLAKAIEAYPKSTAVLVRNHGVYVWGDTWISAKTQTECYHYLFDAAIKLHQMGLDWSAPNHGPIQSARSSLRIAGESNFSVKAKKDNGDTDPFPRCIVLDIEGTTTPISFVSEVLFPYARDNVGRHLSLTYDTPDTQNDIKLLRSQVESDLEQGVPGAVPIPSDDAGKEEVIAALVANVDAMIKADRKITALKELQGHIWRTGYEKDELEGIVYDDVPEALEKWHALGIKVYIYSSGSRLAQRLIFGKTNHGDLRKYLSGFFDTTVGNKKETRSYVEISESLGVDKPSDILFVTDVYQEATAAKGAGLEAVISIRPGNGPLPENHGFKTIKSFSEI, encoded by the exons ATGGCGGCAGCACCTGCAGTAACTGCCCTGAACGGGTTGAAGGTGACGCAAGCATACCTGGAAGGGAAGGCAGTTAAGGAAACAAAAGTTCTCATGGCCGAACTCTGCCGCCAATTCTACACCCTCGGATGGGTCTCTGGGACAGGTGGCAGCATCGCCTTCAAGGTCCACGATGACTCCATCCCCAAGTCTCAACAACTCATACTCATGTCCCCTTCTG GTGTTCAGAAGGAAAGAATGGAACCGGAGGACATGTATGTGTTGTCGCACAATGGATCAGTCTTGTCTGCCCCATCTGCCAAACCTTACCCACACAAGCCTCCCAAGTGTTCTGATTCTAGTCCAGTGTTCTTGAAG GCATATGAGTTGCGTGATGCTGGGGCTGTTATTCACAGTCACGGGATAGAATCTTGTCTTGTAACAATGATCAATCCTCTATCAAAGGAATTTCGA ATCACTCACATGGAAATGATAAAAGGAATCAAGGGACATGGTTATTATGATGAACTTGTGGTCCCCATAATTGAGAACACGGCCTATGAATATGAGCTCACAGATTCTCTAGCTAAAGCT ATTGAAGCCTACCCAAAATCAACAGCAGTTCTTGTTCGCAACCATGGGGTATATGTTTGGGGAGATACATGGATCAGTGCTAAAACCCAG aCTGAGTGTTATCACTACCTCTTTGATGCTGCTATAAAACTTCACCAAATGGGATTAGACTGGTCCGCTCCAAACCATGGTCCAATACAAAGTGCAAGAAGTAGTCTAAGGATTGCCGGGGAGTCAAACTTTTCAGTTAAGGCAAAGAAAGATAATGGTGATACTGATCCATTCCCA CGTTGCATTGTTCTCGACATTGAGGGAACTACTACACCAATATCATTTGTTTCAGAAGTTCTCTTTCCATATGCCCGTGATAATGTTGGGAGGCATCTATCTCTGACATATGATACTCCCGATACTCAAAATGATATCAAGTTGCTTCGTTCGCAG GTTGAAAGTGACCTTGAACAAGGGGTTCCAGGTGCGGTGCCTATCCCCTCTGATGATGCTGGAAAAGAGGAAGTCATTGCAGCTCTAGTTGCTAATGTGGATGCCATGATCAAAGCTGATAGAAAGATCACTGCCCTGAAAGAGTTGCAG GGTCATATATGGCGAACTGGTTATGAGAAGGACGAACTGGAGGGAATAGTTTATGATGATGTACCAGAAGCCCTAGAAAAATGGCACGCCTTGGGCATAAAG GTATACATATATTCTAGTGGTAGCAGGTTGGCGCAAAGGCTAATATTTGGAAAAACTAACCATGGGGACCTAAGAAAATACTTATCTGGGTTTTTTGACACCACAGTGGG GAACAAAAAGGAGACACGTAGTTATGTTGAAATTTCTGAGTCACTTGGCGTTGATAAACCATCAGATATTTTATTTGTCACTGATGTCTATCAAGAAGCTACAGCTGCTAAGGGAGCAG GTTTGGAGGCTGTCATTTCAATTCGACCCGGAAATGGACCCCTCCCTGAAAATCATGGATTCAAGACAATCAAATCATTTTCGGAGATCTAA
- the LOC130943706 gene encoding uncharacterized protein LOC130943706 codes for MSKDRIVKAVKKFVGVRYKVFTKHYGQDIIDFFDLPIKLVLSPFTLAFAIAGSAPRGFGVPELISKLSYASVFAVATLGTYDIALDLGKKVICQRNCRTCNGWQALRCTMCRGSGRVHYQVKNCSFKTGEKATAESVADAIADNRAEIVHLPSSLDLHIPLPSKECPSCDGTGVMSCPECKNKLQVRISADDIMEPPWKAYNILRKMDYPFEHITHSMKDPSIAAFWLLTFPQIMGGFTYDDDVKQKIWWQYKESTQYDQLRDVVAKRKPGWEYLQEALISIDPERARDDPIIVRNVPFYKAKKALESEVMKLDPPPRPPNWGELDLPLSSSSWSEEDLKDPEKFYEMTVLLNAQREISNKILDAQWETKWRQEKVNQMLEEKVQPYIQDIGNGVLSEPILLKPQQNQDKRQRRKRWFFF; via the exons ATGTCGAAGGACCGTATTGTGAAGGCAGTGAAGAAGTTCGTTGGGGTTCGCTACAAGGTCTTCACCAAACACTATGGCCAAGACATCATTGACTTCTTCGATCTCCCCATCAAGCTTGTCTTGTCCCCTTTCACTCTCGCTTTCGCCATTGCTGGCTCTGCTCCCCGTGGATTTGGTGTTCCAGAACTCATCTCCAAGCTCTCCTACGCTTCCGTCTTC GCCGTAGCTACTTTGGGGACATATGACATTGCATTGGACCTAGGGAAGAAGGTCATATGTCAAAG GAACTGTAGGACATGTAATGGATGGCAGGCCCTGCGGTGTACCATGTGTCGAGGGAGTGGAAGGGTACACTATCAAGTGAAGAATTGCAGCTTCAAGAC aGGAGAGAAAGCAACTGCTGAATCTGTAGCAGATGCTATTGCAGACAACCGCGCTGAAATAGTGCATCTACCATCCTCCTTGGATCTTCATATTCCATTACCATCAAAAGAATGCCCAAGTTGTGATGGAACT GGTGTAATGAGCTGTCCTGAGTGCAAAAACAAGTTGCAAGTGAGGATCTCAGCGGATGAT ATTATGGAGCCCCCATGGAAAGCTTATAATATCTTGAGAAAGATGGATTATCCATTTGAG CACATAACGCACAGCATGAAAGATCCAAGTATTGCTGCATTTTGGCTGCTAACCTTTCCTCAGATTATGGGTGGATTTACCTATGATGATGATGTGAAGCAGAAAATATGGTGGCAGTACAAG GAATCCACGCAGTATGATCAACTCCGAGATGTGGTGGCCAAGAGGAAACCAGGGTGGGAGTACCTGCAGGAG GCCTTGATATCTATAGATCCTGAAAGGGCAAGGGATGATCCTATCATTGTGAGAAATGTTCCTTTCTATAAAGCTAAGAAGGCTCTAGAGTCAGAGGTTATGAAGCTTGATCCTCCACCAAGACCACCAAATTGGGGT GAGCTGGATCTTCCATTGAGTTCATCATCTTGGAGTGAGGAGGATCTCAAAGATCCGGAGAAGTTCTATGAAATGACTGTTCTTCTTAATGCACAAAGAGAAATCTCCAATAAGATCTTGGATGCACAGTGGGAAACTAAATGGCGTCAGGAAAAG GTGAATCAGATGTTGGAGGAAAAGGTGCAGCCATATATTCAGGATATAGGCAATGGAGTTCTTTCTGAACCTATTTTATTAAAACCACAACAAAATCAGGATAag AGACAACGACGAAAGAGGTGGTtcttcttttga